ACAAAGGAGagaaattaatatatttttatgGTTGCTCTGATTTTAAACTGCATTTTAGGTCTCTGACCCGTTGAGTGGCATTTCATTGAACACGTGTTGACAGCACCTTTTTCACTTTTCACTGCTGACGTTCTCTATCAAAATCCTGCCTGGGGGAAAATGAAGTTTTATTTTTTTCCCTTCACTCAGAATGTGCCCTTTGAGTTGTGTAGGGAGAACATTTGTGAGAGCAATGATCTGAAGCAAAGATGTAGGTCTTAATGTAACATTTCCTCCAAGTAAAGTCATGGATTTCATcattgttttgtattttttttatatatatatatatatatatatatatatatatatacaagatAGGTAGGTAAATTACAGCATTtgaggtaaaaaaaaaatcaccaaAATATGTTTGAAAACTAATTATATTCACATTACTTCAATCAATTCAATTGGTTTGCTTTAGATACTACTGTACTGTTTTTACCTTCTTTATCTCATCCACTTAGACTCCACTAGATGGCACCACAAATATCGATTTCATTGAAGTTGGAGTTTATCATCATTTCTATATACTGATAATAACAGCCACATTCATAAAAAACATGACAAGACAGATAGTATCTTGAAGATAATTAATAGAGAATGAATCAAGACATTTCAGTTAAATAATGGCAATATAAAAATAAACGTATAACGTAATGATCTGTATTAAATATTTCTGTTaacatattatacattttagCTGATTAAGCCTTACAAATTGTTAGAAGTGATCTGTTACCATGTCATGTCCTAACATCTTAAACCGCAGAACTGACTCCAGACACCTAATGGCGATGTCATCAACCTCAGGATCAAACTTATTTGCAAAGAGGTGATGTTGTTGAAGGAGCCAGGCGAGGTCTCCAGCgccgtacacacacactgctcttcTGTAAGCACCGGTGCAATGATCGTACGGGGCTCCATCTTTTATACTGCCTGCATGATAGCCCCACTTCACCGCGCGAGCGATGGCTTGCATGTCTGACTCATCATACTTGATGTTGGCAGGGATCGATCCTGGAACGGAGGGCATCCTCTGCAGGGTCGCCCACAGGTTCTCATCGGGGCTGTAAGTGTCCCTCTCCCACTCCAATAGCTTCTGAGCCTCTCTGTCCTGCATCACATGCTTCACAAAGGCTCTCGTGACCACAAAGTAAGCATTTCCCATGAACATAGGGCTGCTAATAGGTGGGGGACTTTTCTTCACATCAGTCCTTACGACAGTGCCATTAACATTGTGATGATACTGCCAGCGAGCTTTCTTGTAGTCATTGGTGGCCTCTGTCTCCATGCTGTTTTTCCCGTTTAGGGCTTTTAGAGCCTGAACCATTTCCCTGTTGGTTTTGATGGGAAAGTCGGCCCCGCAGGTGTTTAGCAGGTACCTCCACTGGACGTGTGAGTTCAGCAGATCTTTCATGCAGTTCAAATCCGCCTGCACTCGGGACCATGAGGCATAATCCACACGTTCTAACCTACTGGCTAGAAACACATTAGGAAGGCAGGAAACAATTGCCTTCACTCCCTTCAGAAAGTCTTCAGAGGATTTCTGATCCACATGCACACAGTAGATATTCTGAGGAGTGTAAATAGCTCTTAGAAGACGCTCAAACATCTCAATCTTTTCATGAATAACCATTGAGTAGGCAATGGGGAAATCATTTTCTTCTTCACTGATGGGTGATGTAATGAAACCTCTCTTAAGGTAAGCTGGACAGTCCTTTGTCACGTTAAGGTAGAAGTCCTCAGTTAGTACTTTCTGTCTTTTCCTGGATCCCATAAGCACTTCTAATTGTTTTTTCTTGCCGGTAATGTCTCCACTGATAATAGCCGAGCAGCCAAGCAGGTCAGTAAAAAACTGCTGTGGTATTCTGAGATCAGGCAACGACTGCTTGTTGGAGTCAGTTTGCCAAAGGAAAAATGAAAGCAAAGTACCTATGAGGATGAGAGAGAGGGTCCTCAAAGTCAGGTGAATGAAAAACCTTGCCATTCCTTGGCTGTAGTCACTTCAGCATCGGTGATCTTTGTTTCACTGCAAGCTAAAGTTTGACAGGTATATCTAATGAAAAACTGAATCAGCACTCTCAGTAGGTGTGTCAAACGAAGGTGTGTTAGGCATTTGTTGAACAAACTATATGGTAACCATTAATAGGATATGGACTTTCCTGTGAACAGAAGGACTTGTTTGAACAAGTATTATACATAATATTGGAGCgtctatattattttatgataCGATAATATCAGCACACAGCCATCACAATGTTTGCACTATAAGGACATCAAGTAGaaaatattttatttcatttaaatgtCTATTTACAGAGATCATggtcatttcaattattatacaCAATAATTTCACTGTTGAACGAATATATAAATAAGTAACAAAAAGAAAGTCATACAAACacatatgtgttttttttactgtttaCTCACAAATGCTTCTAAGAATGTGCATTACAGGTACAGGCACTTTGTAGAGCAGAATAACACTCAACAGCACTGAAAAAAGAACAATCCCAAAGAAAAATACCACTACTCTCCTTAACATTACTGCACCATTTACATTTTTCCCGTCAGTCATAACTTTGTGATTATCCACAATACATTCCTCAGATATCTTCATCTCTGTTTTCAAAGTATCTACATTTGATTTAGACAAGTGCTCTCATCCACATGATGGGGTGCATCTGCGTCCTGCTCATGGATGAAGCTGTATCGTCGATACACCGATCCGCCTCTGCTGGTGTACACCACATCCACCTCGTCCCCGCTGTCCGGCTCAGGGACCCCGTGAGGCATGTTGGCGCTGCCGTTCAGTCTCTCGTAGCTCTGGCCCCAGCAGAGCTTCTTCCTGGCATGGGCTTTGACCAAGGCGAGCACAGCCAGAGCCAACCcaagagccagcaggagagcgATGGGTACGCCAGCTGAGGTGTGCTTCAGAGCTGCAGACGATACATTCAGGTCTGTTACCTGATCGTCCCCTGACTTGGGTTGCGGCGCCTCCACACACAGacctaaaacaaaaaaaaagcctTTAAGAgatgaatcagaatacctttattagtcccacagaggggacatttacattgtaAAAGTACTaaagataaaaaaataaaaattataataaaaaagttacacgttttacaaaaatacacaccctgtaacagttctgaggatttagaagccaggtatatattgcacagtttTTAACGGCAtattgcatatatatatatatatatatatatatattgctcatattgcacatagtttgcaCATAATTGGTGGTTGCACCTAAACAGTCCTATGttgtgtcacaattcacatgttaggtcacttttgtagttttgtctgtgttggtgtttttcttgtctttgggtttcctgtctaatggcgcgtttccactgcagccctcgctcggcctc
This region of Pseudochaenichthys georgianus chromosome 6, fPseGeo1.2, whole genome shotgun sequence genomic DNA includes:
- the LOC117447571 gene encoding beta-1,3-galactosyl-O-glycosyl-glycoprotein beta-1,6-N-acetylglucosaminyltransferase 3-like, whose product is MARFFIHLTLRTLSLILIGTLLSFFLWQTDSNKQSLPDLRIPQQFFTDLLGCSAIISGDITGKKKQLEVLMGSRKRQKVLTEDFYLNVTKDCPAYLKRGFITSPISEEENDFPIAYSMVIHEKIEMFERLLRAIYTPQNIYCVHVDQKSSEDFLKGVKAIVSCLPNVFLASRLERVDYASWSRVQADLNCMKDLLNSHVQWRYLLNTCGADFPIKTNREMVQALKALNGKNSMETEATNDYKKARWQYHHNVNGTVVRTDVKKSPPPISSPMFMGNAYFVVTRAFVKHVMQDREAQKLLEWERDTYSPDENLWATLQRMPSVPGSIPANIKYDESDMQAIARAVKWGYHAGSIKDGAPYDHCTGAYRRAVCVYGAGDLAWLLQQHHLFANKFDPEVDDIAIRCLESVLRFKMLGHDMVTDHF